A region of Cardinium endosymbiont of Sogatella furcifera DNA encodes the following proteins:
- a CDS encoding MerR family transcriptional regulator, whose translation MQKKYFTIQEVARHFDVAPSLIRFWEKTFSGILQPHKNSKGARRYQTKDITQLRYIYTLVKEKGYSLAGARKVIQKHRRPFAITPADVVQRLQALRAFLGALKKEIH comes from the coding sequence ATGCAAAAGAAATATTTTACCATTCAGGAGGTAGCGCGCCATTTTGATGTGGCGCCTTCTTTGATACGTTTTTGGGAAAAAACCTTTAGTGGCATCCTACAGCCTCATAAGAATAGCAAGGGAGCCAGAAGGTATCAAACAAAAGATATCACTCAGTTGCGTTATATCTATACACTGGTGAAGGAAAAAGGCTATAGTTTAGCCGGTGCACGCAAAGTAATCCAGAAACATCGTCGTCCGTTTGCCATTACACCCGCAGATGTTGTGCAACGGCTACAGGCGTTACGTGCTTTCTTAGGTGCGTTAAAAAAAGAGATACATTAG
- a CDS encoding M23 family metallopeptidase, which translates to MLRTKYYYNPATCSYERVQRSISTFIIRSSLYIFFSVVLAVAMVRYYRGRFVSSRELELLQDNERLKAYYHMVQKKIEGSVALLTRLQQQDDELYRLLLNTTPLSPAERNAGMGGVNTYAHLGKDTLIAQTLSKAEQLYSKLKVQQQSYKQLRELAKHKMAKLASTPTFPPVSKKHLKRISAPFGMRTHPIHHIRKMHEGVDFSAPIHTPIYAAADGHVKWVKNDKKGYGNHLLIEHGNGFQTHYAHMHTIIVQKSNHIIRGQQIGTVGNSGDSTAPHLHYEVYSNRHRVDPIQYFVGELTAAEYEAVRKQSTHRTQALCSNF; encoded by the coding sequence ATGCTGAGAACCAAATATTATTATAACCCTGCTACTTGTAGCTATGAGCGTGTACAGCGATCTATATCCACCTTTATTATACGTAGTTCTCTTTATATATTTTTTTCGGTCGTCTTAGCGGTAGCAATGGTTAGGTATTATCGAGGTCGTTTTGTTTCTTCTAGAGAGCTTGAGTTGCTACAAGATAATGAGCGGCTTAAGGCCTATTATCATATGGTGCAGAAAAAGATAGAAGGTAGCGTGGCCCTTTTGACTCGGTTGCAACAACAGGATGATGAACTATATAGGCTATTGTTGAATACGACTCCCCTTTCTCCTGCAGAGCGCAATGCGGGCATGGGAGGTGTAAATACATATGCCCATTTGGGGAAAGACACATTAATTGCCCAAACATTGTCTAAAGCAGAGCAACTCTATAGTAAATTAAAGGTTCAGCAGCAATCTTACAAGCAATTACGCGAGCTTGCCAAGCATAAGATGGCTAAGCTTGCTTCCACACCTACCTTTCCACCCGTTTCTAAAAAACATTTAAAAAGAATATCGGCCCCTTTTGGTATGCGTACCCATCCAATCCATCATATACGTAAGATGCATGAGGGGGTTGATTTTTCCGCTCCTATTCATACGCCGATTTATGCTGCTGCGGATGGGCATGTTAAGTGGGTTAAAAATGATAAAAAAGGATATGGGAACCATCTCCTTATTGAGCATGGCAATGGTTTTCAAACCCATTATGCCCATATGCATACTATAATCGTTCAAAAATCGAACCACATCATCAGAGGACAACAGATTGGTACAGTGGGCAACTCAGGGGATTCAACTGCTCCCCATCTCCACTATGAAGTCTACAGCAATAGACATCGTGTTGATCCGATTCAATATTTTGTAGGAGAGCTTACTGCTGCTGAATATGAAGCAGTTCGTAAGCAATCCACCCATCGTACACAAGCCCTTTGCTCCAATTTTTAG